One genomic region from Yersinia canariae encodes:
- a CDS encoding DUF927 domain-containing protein, which yields MKEYKEKPSDNEEKLLVTLLARTKISESCPVAYRLIKITDSEGDESSCVLLPAVALVTVLELKKNLLKFGHNPNVSKEYWARAHQEIIKETDNAITLRYKPGFYDDVYLRANNTTIGKVKGDKPILHPSAKNHLPVEEKWETLKLWKMNVAPYALYSSRIMLALCCGFSGFILKLSGMEGGGFHLWGMSSIGKTSSAYMLASLAGSPKEVIILWNNTDKGLEEIAVAHNDSYLVLDESKLLDKDVLAAAKIMQNRVYTLSGGKGKTRSAMFDNKVAEWQVSIFSTGESSLQQLAVSGKMERLEGENVRVIDIHADAGYGMGIFESLPEDVNSSNELVHAIKEATHRYYGSAKPAFLKRLVADIQDDSESVKRKLEKGIEFFLDKHKVDRNSGIQVRIAKRFAIVYVAGCMASKYGVLPFKKQDIMKGVSACYLDSLKEVLTEPEVTYSPLDSSLDAIINLCKSDGVLNLIGNKRVTQKAIKKALVIIHKVKGRAVYAVDKDLVHNYLPKNQRKGVLTSLTKQGVLLSDVQKEYSTIQIVYKRHPVGRRYCFICNKFDKLMKE from the coding sequence ATGAAAGAATATAAAGAAAAACCAAGTGACAATGAAGAAAAGTTACTTGTTACATTGTTAGCACGTACTAAAATTTCCGAATCATGTCCGGTTGCATACCGGCTCATTAAAATCACAGATTCTGAAGGAGATGAGTCGAGCTGCGTGCTTTTACCTGCTGTGGCGCTTGTGACTGTATTAGAATTAAAAAAGAACTTATTAAAATTCGGTCATAACCCAAATGTCAGTAAAGAATATTGGGCTCGTGCGCATCAAGAAATTATTAAGGAAACAGATAATGCAATCACATTGCGTTATAAACCTGGTTTCTATGATGATGTTTATTTGCGTGCTAATAATACGACCATTGGTAAAGTTAAAGGAGATAAGCCAATACTGCATCCCAGCGCAAAAAATCATTTACCTGTAGAGGAAAAATGGGAAACATTAAAGTTATGGAAAATGAATGTCGCTCCATATGCGCTATACAGCTCGCGCATTATGTTGGCTCTGTGCTGCGGTTTCTCTGGTTTTATTCTTAAGCTTTCAGGTATGGAAGGGGGCGGGTTCCATTTATGGGGAATGAGCAGCATCGGGAAAACTTCCAGTGCGTACATGCTAGCTTCATTAGCAGGATCGCCTAAAGAAGTTATCATCCTCTGGAACAATACGGATAAAGGGCTTGAGGAGATTGCCGTTGCCCATAACGACAGTTATCTGGTTCTTGATGAGTCGAAGCTGTTAGATAAAGACGTACTGGCAGCCGCTAAAATTATGCAGAACCGTGTGTATACGCTATCGGGTGGGAAAGGGAAAACGCGTTCGGCTATGTTCGACAATAAAGTTGCTGAATGGCAAGTAAGTATTTTCAGTACGGGTGAGAGCAGTCTCCAGCAACTGGCTGTTTCGGGGAAAATGGAGCGTCTTGAAGGCGAAAATGTGCGTGTCATCGACATTCATGCCGATGCTGGTTACGGGATGGGGATCTTCGAATCACTGCCTGAAGATGTTAACTCCAGCAACGAACTGGTACATGCTATCAAAGAGGCAACTCACCGCTATTATGGCAGTGCCAAACCTGCTTTTTTGAAGCGCTTGGTGGCTGATATTCAGGATGACAGCGAAAGTGTGAAACGGAAGCTTGAAAAAGGGATTGAGTTCTTTCTGGATAAGCACAAGGTAGATCGTAACTCCGGTATTCAGGTTCGTATCGCCAAACGTTTTGCCATCGTCTATGTTGCAGGTTGCATGGCTTCTAAATATGGTGTTTTGCCGTTCAAAAAGCAGGACATCATGAAGGGGGTCTCGGCATGCTATTTGGACTCTCTTAAGGAAGTTTTAACGGAACCTGAAGTAACGTATTCGCCACTGGATAGCTCGCTTGATGCAATCATTAATCTTTGCAAAAGCGACGGAGTTTTAAATCTGATTGGGAATAAACGTGTAACTCAAAAGGCGATTAAAAAGGCACTGGTTATTATCCATAAAGTTAAAGGGCGTGCAGTCTATGCGGTTGATAAAGATCTGGTCCACAATTATTTGCCAAAAAACCAACGCAAAGGGGTATTAACTTCACTGACAAAACAAGGTGTATTACTATCTGATGTTCAAAAGGAGTACAGTACCATCCAAATTGTTTACAAGCGTCATCCGGTTGGTCGTCGCTATTGTTTTATCTGCAACAAATTCGATAAGCTTATGAAAGAGTAG
- a CDS encoding helix-turn-helix transcriptional regulator translates to MKESKLIKIQEVLRRCAISRSTIYRLIANKKFPNQVSVTGNRSVAWRDEDIQRWIEERPTMGQ, encoded by the coding sequence ATGAAAGAGAGCAAGTTAATTAAGATTCAGGAAGTATTAAGGCGTTGTGCCATTAGTCGTTCAACGATATATCGTCTGATTGCCAATAAAAAATTTCCAAACCAAGTTTCTGTAACTGGAAATCGTTCCGTTGCTTGGCGAGATGAGGATATTCAGCGTTGGATTGAGGAACGTCCAACCATGGGTCAATAA